Proteins from one Parasteatoda tepidariorum isolate YZ-2023 chromosome 4, CAS_Ptep_4.0, whole genome shotgun sequence genomic window:
- the LOC107453595 gene encoding WASH complex subunit 3, producing the protein MDEDGLPIVGSGVDYSQVDPLNQKRTLTFLNHFLIRTTSFLNHFSSVCDEKLENLLVRIQRLEASMCILEAKLASIPGLDDVAAESTENAEKGPVSAPAPEKATTAAGNDVKPSNTSPPAPDTSNKPEEKPKMKISQDPRFAKYFKMISLGVQPGAVQLKMTAEGVDPEILNNPDAEAPPGAPQPSSDDESDRDTSDFSD; encoded by the exons ATGGACGAAGATGGTTTGCCAATTGTTGGGTCTGGCGTTGATTATTCCcaa gtTGATCCCTTGAATCAAAAAAGAACTCTCACATtccttaatcattttttaattcgaacAACATCTTTCCTTAACCATTTTTCCTCTGTCTGTGATGAAAAGCTGGAAAATCTGCTCGTTCGAATACAAAGGTTGGAAGCTTCAATGTGTATACTGGAAGCCAAG TTGGCTTCAATTCCTGGCTTAGATGATGTTGCTGCTGAATCAACTGAAAATGCAGAAAAAGGTCCAGTTAGTGCTCCTGCTCCTGAAAAAGCTACTACAGCCGCCGGTAATGATGTAAAGCCTTCAAATACATCTCCACCAGCTCCTGATACCAGTAATAAACCAGAAGAAAAgcctaaaatgaaaatttcccaAGACCCACGTTTTGCCAAATATTTCAAGATGATAAGCTTG GGTGTTCAACCTGGGGCTGTTCAACTCAAAATGACCGCTGAAGGAGTAGATCCAGAAATTCTAAA TAACCCAGATGCAGAAGCACCTCCAGGGGCTCCTCAGCCATCCTCCGATGATGAGAGCGACAGAGATACTAGTGACTTTAGTGACTAA